Sequence from the Maribellus comscasis genome:
AACTGCTGGACTATTTAAAGGAAACCGGACTGGATAAAAATACAATAGTAGTTTACAGTTCCGACCAGGGTTTTTACCTGGGTGAACACGGATGGTTTGACAAACGCTGGATGTACAGAGAATCACTCAGAACGCCATTATTAATTCGCTGGCCAGGCGTTGTAGACCCCGGAACCGTAAACAACGACCTGGTGTCCAACCTCGATTTTGGAGAAACCTTTATCGATATTGCCGGAGCTAATGTTCCCCCTGAAATGCAGGGACGAAGCATGCTGCCCATTCTAAAAGGAGAGACACCTGCTGACTGGAGAAAAGTACACTATTATCACTATTACGAACATCCGTCAGAACACAACGTAATGCGTCATTACGGGATTACCACCAACAAATATAAACTTATTCATTTCTATTATGACATCGACGACTGGGAACTTTACGATTTGGAAAAAGACCCGATGGAAATGAAAAATGTTTATGATGACCCCGCTTACGATGACATAAAGAAGGAACTTCACCAGCAGTTGGAAAAATCGAGAGAAAAATACAATGACAGTGATGTTTCAAACCAAAACTTTATAAAGGAATATAAGGAGAAAGTAAAAGAGAATCCAGGAATTGAGTACTGGAAACGATAGCTTCAAAAAAACAAATTTGAACCAAAGCCCTTCAAAGGGTAGAAAGAAAATTAATTTGATTAGTTTTGGCTAAAATATTAAAACATCAACTCTAATCTAAAAATGGCTAAAAGCAAAAATTCTGCAAATATTTTATTGATAAATACGTTTTTGATTCTGACAACTGTTGTTTTATTTGCTTGTTCCGGAGGGAAAAAAGAAAAAAACAGTCCAACCTCGCCTTCAGAAAAACAACAGCAAATAACGCAAAAGCAAACTGAATCAACACATACAATATTGCCTTCTGCAAGCAACGGTGACTTTGAAAAAGTAAAAGAATTTCTTGAAAAAGGTGCTGATGTTAATGAAAAAGATGGAGACGGTCGCACAGCGCTCATGTATGCATCTTTCAATGGCTACAAGCAGATTGTTGAAGAGCTTTTAAAATACAATGCAGATGTTAACTTAACAGATATAAACGGGCGTTCAGCATTGATGTTTGCTGCTTCAGGTCCTTTTCCTGGAACTGTAAAGATTCTCCTTGAAAAAGATGCAGAGCCTAATATTCAGGACAAAGTGGAACATTTCACGGCTTTTATGTTTTCAGCAGCCGAGGGACAACTTGAAAACATTAAAATTCTTTTGGAATATGGTGCAAATCCAAACTTAAAGGATGTTGACGGAGAAGATGCGCTGATGTTCGCTCAAAATAATGGTCACACCAAGGTAGTGGACTATTTAAAAAGTCTTTAAAATATTATGTCCATATCACAGAATGAAGAGAATTTTTTTTTGAATATCAGGATTTCTCTTCATTCCTTATAATACCTTACCAACAGAAATCCCTGCCTAAATCCCTCTTTACTATAAAATTCTTCCGATTGAAACAAAATATTCTAACGGATAATTTTAATCCTACCCCGGAAAAATTATTTTGAATAATTCTGTTTTAAATTTATCATCCGACGAAACCATTCTATTTCGTAAATTCAAACCTTAATCTAAACCTGTTCTAATGAATGTGAACTTTCGTTATCCGTTAACGATTTCATTGGTAACTGCTCCCGGAGGATTGCCTTTTGGATTTAATATCTCGGAAAACATTCCTTTTATCCTGATTTCTTTTTGTTCAAATGAATTCATAAAAGCTTGGGTGGTCAGCAGCGCAATAATCGTATATATTTTAGGTGCTTGTTACGACGAAAAACCCGGTAAAAATTTGGCAGGAAAAAATATGTTATTGATTGGACATGCGTAAATACTTGACTGTTAAGCAATAATCGACAATTTATATTTCCGGTTTTACCAGCATCTGGAAATATCTTCCTGAAACCAAAGGCCTTTCACTTGAAGAACTGGAAAAACTGATAAAAGATTCAACTAATAACATTTCATAAAACAGATTGAAAATACCGTACAATTGACGAAATTTGATATGAATTGACTTTTGAAACAGTAAACTAATTTGATTAAAACTAAACTGAATATGGACTCAAGGCAACAATTTTTAAAAACTGTAAATCATCAGCAACCCGACAGAATCGTAATTGATCTGGGCTCGACAGGGGTAACCGGTATTCATGTACAAACCATTTCTCAATTACGAAGGCACTTTGGTCTTCAGCGAAAACCCATCCGGGTAATTGAACCGTTTCAAATGCTCGGTGAGGTTGGTTGGGAACTTATCGATTCCATCGGCATCGATGTAGTTGGAGCCTGGGGTAAAAACAGCATGTTTGGCTTTTATAACCATGCCCCTTTCAAAGAATGGAAAACACCATGGGGACAACGGGTTATGGTTCCTGAGAATTTTAATGTAACAACCGATGAAAATGGAAATACACTCATGCATCCGGAAGGCGACATCTCTGTTCCCGCTTCAGCAAAGATGCCAAAATCGGGATTCTTTTTTGATGCTATCATCCGCCAGAAACCCATTGTTGAAGAGGAGTTAAATGTAGAAAATAACCTCGAAGAATTTGGATTAATAACAGACGACGAACTGGAACACTGGCGCGTTGAAGTGGACAAGGCTTATTTCTCAGGGAAAGCAGTAATTGCCAACTTTGGGGGAACTGCTCTCGGCGATATTGCCCTGGTACCCGGAATTCAACTTAAAAGCCCCAAAGGAATTCGTGACGTTGCAGAATGGTATATGAGCACCATTACACGGCCCGATTATATAAAAACCATTTTTGAAAGACAGGTTGAAATCGCAATTGAAAACCTCCGCCGTATTTTTGCAGTTGTGGGCAACAAAGTAAATGCTGTTTTTATTTGCGGAACCGATTTTGGAACCCAAACCTCAACCTTCTGTCCTCCGGAACAATTTGATGAGATGTGGCTCCCCTATTACAAAAAAATGAACAACTGGATTCATGAAAATACAGCCTGGAAAACATTTAAACATTCATGTGGCGCTGTTGAAACCTTTATGGATAGTTTTATCCGGGCTGGTTTTGATATCATTAACCCGGTTCAGATAAATGCAGCCGGGATGGATCCTAAAAAACTAAAGGAAAAATATGGCAACAATATTATTTTTTGGGGAGGCGGCGTTGACACACAAAAAATACTGC
This genomic interval carries:
- a CDS encoding ankyrin repeat domain-containing protein, which translates into the protein MAKSKNSANILLINTFLILTTVVLFACSGGKKEKNSPTSPSEKQQQITQKQTESTHTILPSASNGDFEKVKEFLEKGADVNEKDGDGRTALMYASFNGYKQIVEELLKYNADVNLTDINGRSALMFAASGPFPGTVKILLEKDAEPNIQDKVEHFTAFMFSAAEGQLENIKILLEYGANPNLKDVDGEDALMFAQNNGHTKVVDYLKSL
- a CDS encoding uroporphyrinogen decarboxylase family protein, with amino-acid sequence MDSRQQFLKTVNHQQPDRIVIDLGSTGVTGIHVQTISQLRRHFGLQRKPIRVIEPFQMLGEVGWELIDSIGIDVVGAWGKNSMFGFYNHAPFKEWKTPWGQRVMVPENFNVTTDENGNTLMHPEGDISVPASAKMPKSGFFFDAIIRQKPIVEEELNVENNLEEFGLITDDELEHWRVEVDKAYFSGKAVIANFGGTALGDIALVPGIQLKSPKGIRDVAEWYMSTITRPDYIKTIFERQVEIAIENLRRIFAVVGNKVNAVFICGTDFGTQTSTFCPPEQFDEMWLPYYKKMNNWIHENTAWKTFKHSCGAVETFMDSFIRAGFDIINPVQINAAGMDPKKLKEKYGNNIIFWGGGVDTQKILPFGKPEEVRKHVLQNCEILNKNGGFIFNTVHNTQANVPAENIVAMLDAIREFNGS